In Blastopirellula sediminis, the following proteins share a genomic window:
- a CDS encoding response regulator, whose product MSAPQQSLQEFHQVATDPADAASAANVGKRILLVDDEMHILRAAEFKLKRSGYEIECVEDGEQAWEAIQEQIPDLLITDFHMPRLDGLGLCRRVRDDAATRQLPIVMLTAKGFEMTSDDNLESLDIAAILAKPFSPRGLVNCVESVLTTGSFEQPPVSFLR is encoded by the coding sequence ATGAGCGCTCCTCAACAATCCCTCCAAGAGTTCCATCAAGTGGCGACTGATCCGGCGGACGCCGCTTCGGCCGCGAACGTCGGCAAGCGCATTTTGCTGGTCGACGACGAAATGCACATCCTCCGCGCCGCCGAGTTCAAACTGAAGCGAAGCGGTTACGAAATTGAATGCGTCGAAGACGGCGAGCAAGCGTGGGAGGCGATTCAGGAGCAAATACCTGACTTGCTGATCACCGACTTCCACATGCCGCGACTCGACGGCCTCGGCCTTTGCCGCCGCGTTCGTGACGACGCTGCGACTCGCCAACTGCCGATCGTCATGCTGACCGCCAAAGGTTTTGAGATGACGTCGGACGACAACCTCGAGTCGCTCGACATCGCCGCGATCCTGGCGAAACCGTTCAGTCCCCGCGGCCTGGTCAATTGCGTCGAATCGGTTCTCACGACAGGTTCGTTCGAGCAGCCGCCGGTCAGCTTCCTCCGTTAA
- a CDS encoding STAS domain-containing protein, translating into MSLQTEIFGEVVVVHTPEELGEDQADGVEAFLLSRERNRVIVDLDGTETIDSAGLTCLLSAQQRLREGGGELKITTSNHVNRKILEITRLDKRLEVFENMIEAVKSFV; encoded by the coding sequence ATGAGCTTGCAAACCGAAATCTTTGGTGAAGTCGTTGTGGTTCACACGCCGGAAGAGTTGGGCGAGGACCAGGCGGACGGCGTCGAAGCGTTCCTGCTTTCGCGCGAACGCAATCGGGTGATCGTCGACCTGGACGGGACCGAAACGATCGACAGCGCCGGTTTGACCTGCCTCCTTTCGGCGCAGCAGCGACTGCGTGAAGGGGGAGGAGAATTGAAAATCACCACTTCCAATCACGTCAATCGCAAGATCCTGGAGATCACCCGATTGGACAAGCGGTTGGAGGTATTTGAAAACATGATCGAAGCGGTAAAGAGCTTCGTCTAA
- a CDS encoding GspE/PulE family protein, which yields MNAPTTSAPMRLGNVLTKRGFVTIEQLELALDHQKNKGKNKLLGEILVDLGYCTEDQIIECLAVEYGIPYAKLEARLYDPKVVGILQRDYIEKNLVFPLFLIDDVLTIAVTEISNLFLIDEIQTLTDKQVQIVASSPRDVRRMIQNLPDSKVFVIDDIIEDSDQSEVTLIEDAIEDIGDVEEIAGQSPVIRLVNYVIYNAVKEGASDIHIEPAERCMRVRYRIDGKLHKSLEVPQHLLNAVNSRIKIMAGLDISERRLPQDGRVHVMLDSRKIDLRVSTFPGNRGEKTVIRVLDTKKVTLVLKHLGFAEDILDRFLSNIHAPNGIVLVTGPTGSGKSTTLYAALNEIATMENNICTVEDPIEYHLPLINQFQVQERVGLTFSKALRTLLRQDPDVIMVGEVRDEETGRTAIQAALTGHLVFSTLHTNDAVSAVTRLVNMGVEPYLIGAALNMVLAQRLVRSICPKCSEPYEPPRNLRKTLERMGYEIPVFRKGIGCRYCRNSGYSGRLGVHEMLTIDDELRDAIVAGVSIGDLRRLAVKSKNLITMQHDGFRKVREGITTIEEVLHATGDVSMANLT from the coding sequence ATGAACGCGCCCACCACGAGCGCCCCGATGCGATTAGGTAACGTTCTCACCAAGCGTGGGTTCGTTACGATCGAGCAATTGGAGCTCGCGCTCGACCACCAAAAGAACAAAGGAAAGAACAAGCTTCTCGGCGAAATCCTCGTCGACCTCGGCTATTGCACCGAAGACCAGATCATCGAGTGCCTGGCGGTCGAATACGGCATTCCTTACGCCAAGCTCGAAGCGCGACTTTACGATCCCAAGGTGGTCGGGATCCTGCAGCGCGACTACATCGAAAAGAACCTGGTCTTCCCTCTCTTTTTGATCGACGACGTCCTGACGATCGCGGTCACCGAAATCTCCAATCTCTTTCTGATCGACGAAATCCAGACCCTCACCGACAAGCAGGTGCAGATCGTCGCTTCGTCGCCGCGCGACGTGCGGCGGATGATCCAGAACCTGCCCGACTCGAAGGTGTTCGTCATCGACGACATCATCGAGGATAGCGATCAGTCGGAAGTGACGCTGATCGAGGACGCGATCGAAGACATCGGCGACGTCGAGGAAATCGCGGGCCAGTCTCCGGTCATTCGCCTGGTCAACTACGTGATTTACAACGCCGTCAAAGAAGGCGCCAGCGATATTCATATTGAACCGGCCGAGCGCTGCATGCGGGTGCGGTATCGCATCGACGGCAAGCTGCACAAATCGCTGGAAGTTCCTCAGCACCTTTTGAACGCGGTCAACAGTCGTATCAAGATTATGGCCGGGCTCGACATCAGCGAGCGGCGTTTGCCGCAGGATGGTCGCGTCCACGTGATGCTCGACTCTCGCAAGATCGACTTGCGTGTGAGCACGTTCCCCGGTAATCGCGGCGAAAAGACCGTGATTCGCGTGCTCGATACGAAAAAGGTGACGCTGGTCCTGAAGCATCTCGGTTTCGCCGAGGACATTCTCGACCGCTTCCTCTCCAACATTCACGCTCCCAACGGCATCGTGCTGGTGACAGGTCCGACCGGTAGCGGTAAGTCGACGACGCTTTACGCGGCGCTCAACGAAATCGCCACCATGGAAAACAACATCTGCACCGTCGAAGACCCGATCGAATACCATCTGCCGCTGATCAACCAGTTTCAGGTGCAGGAGCGAGTCGGCCTGACCTTCTCTAAAGCGCTTCGCACGCTGCTTCGCCAAGACCCGGACGTGATCATGGTCGGTGAAGTCCGCGATGAGGAGACGGGGCGTACGGCGATTCAAGCGGCCCTGACCGGGCACTTGGTATTCAGCACGCTCCACACCAACGACGCAGTTTCGGCGGTGACGCGACTCGTGAACATGGGGGTCGAACCGTACCTGATCGGCGCCGCGCTCAACATGGTGCTGGCCCAGCGACTGGTCCGCAGCATCTGCCCGAAGTGCAGCGAACCGTACGAACCTCCCCGCAACTTGCGCAAAACGCTGGAGCGAATGGGGTACGAAATCCCGGTCTTCCGCAAAGGGATCGGCTGCCGCTATTGCCGCAACTCCGGCTACAGCGGTCGTCTCGGCGTGCACGAAATGCTGACGATCGACGACGAACTGCGCGACGCGATCGTGGCCGGCGTCTCGATCGGCGACTTGCGACGACTGGCCGTGAAGAGCAAGAACTTGATCACCATGCAGCACGACGGCTTCCGCAAGGTTCGCGAAGGAATCACGACCATTGAAGAAGTGCTCCACGCCACCGGCGACGTTTCGATGGCCAATTTGACGTAA
- a CDS encoding AAA family ATPase translates to MSASATLDLKNSLLASLMSDENFRPEEPKSLEETRLSPQLIESLICKLLLNIGSASGRQIAEKICLPFGILDSLFASLRTRQILQHTGSAALNDYVYALTDQGRTRAQSYMASCTYFGSAPVILEDYITSVEAQSIRNESPQRDQLEEAFAGLSVDDDLFDNLGPAVNSGAGLFLYGAPGNGKTTLAKRITACYGQHIWIPRTIIEDGQYVKLFDTVYHEVIEENQNSILKADSFDHRWVKIRRPTVIVGGELTMDSLEIRHDVINNIGEAALQMKSNCGCLLIDDFGRQRMEPTQLLNRWIVPLENRVDYQALANGKKIQVPFEQLIIFSTNLEPKDLTDDAFLRRIPYKIEVRDAELDEFRTLFRIFAKQFNCEYNAAAVDHLVEKHYQPVNRPMRRCQPRDLLSQVRNYCIYKGIPMEMKPEYFDRVVKSYFTVVSGTD, encoded by the coding sequence GTGTCCGCTTCTGCAACGCTTGATCTGAAGAACAGCCTGCTCGCATCGCTGATGTCGGACGAAAACTTTCGTCCTGAAGAGCCGAAGTCGCTGGAAGAGACCCGTCTTTCTCCGCAGCTGATCGAATCGTTGATCTGCAAGTTGCTGCTCAACATCGGGTCGGCCAGCGGTCGCCAGATCGCCGAAAAGATCTGCCTGCCGTTCGGCATTCTCGATTCGCTATTCGCTTCGCTCCGTACGCGCCAGATCTTGCAACATACCGGCTCGGCGGCGCTGAACGACTACGTATACGCGCTAACCGACCAAGGTCGTACCCGCGCTCAGTCTTATATGGCCAGCTGCACGTATTTCGGCTCTGCGCCGGTCATTTTGGAAGATTACATCACCTCGGTCGAAGCCCAGTCGATCCGCAACGAATCGCCCCAACGCGACCAGTTGGAAGAAGCGTTCGCGGGACTTTCGGTCGACGACGACCTGTTCGATAACCTGGGACCCGCCGTCAATTCAGGCGCCGGGCTCTTCCTCTACGGAGCCCCGGGGAACGGCAAGACGACGCTAGCGAAGCGGATTACCGCTTGCTACGGCCAGCATATCTGGATCCCACGGACGATCATCGAAGACGGCCAATATGTGAAGCTGTTCGACACCGTCTACCACGAGGTGATCGAGGAAAACCAGAACAGCATTCTGAAGGCGGACAGCTTTGATCATCGTTGGGTTAAGATTCGGCGACCGACCGTGATTGTCGGCGGCGAATTGACGATGGACAGTTTGGAAATCAGACACGACGTCATCAACAACATCGGCGAAGCCGCGCTGCAGATGAAAAGCAACTGCGGCTGCTTGTTGATCGACGACTTTGGCCGCCAGCGAATGGAGCCGACGCAGTTGCTCAACCGCTGGATCGTGCCGCTCGAAAACCGCGTCGACTACCAGGCGCTAGCAAACGGCAAGAAGATCCAAGTGCCGTTCGAGCAGTTGATCATCTTCTCGACCAACCTCGAGCCGAAAGACCTGACCGACGACGCGTTCCTCCGTCGTATTCCGTACAAAATTGAAGTCCGTGACGCCGAGCTCGACGAGTTCCGTACCCTCTTCCGGATCTTCGCTAAACAGTTCAACTGCGAATACAACGCCGCCGCCGTCGACCACCTGGTCGAAAAGCACTACCAACCGGTCAATCGCCCGATGCGACGCTGCCAACCGCGGGACTTGCTCAGCCAGGTCCGCAATTACTGCATCTACAAAGGGATCCCGATGGAGATGAAGCCCGAGTATTTTGATCGGGTGGTGAAGAGCTACTTCACGGTGGTCTCCGGAACGGACTAA
- a CDS encoding sensor histidine kinase gives MIKKSPIANELIAAIACALLLATATIVCLVTGELGVGSMLACGAGGVATVALFVIWRTARSTEDRAIRQLQMLANATIEQLESDDLHAACPQARDLPRWKSPLELCYRRMKALSDEALELQQSRVRSEVKAHLTGLRHEQMREIVEKLSEPVLMTNQYDEIIFANEISREIFGITDLIEKKMAQEAIASEGIVQLLQETRLRKTPTQRVSEIELLDSTGDKHWYRITVSTIGQQLENELGADEPNFGAVAVLRDISGYKAIQRRNAEFVSAVSHEMKTPLAGIKAYVELLADGEAEDEQTRDEFLQVINSQADRLQRLIDNLLNLARIEAGVVNVNKKPRSLNELLEEAFRIVQPTAEQKNITLISDLSPMYLGVLVDRDMIMQAAINLLSNALKYTPDNGKVTLRSRMQDRDVVFEVEDTGVGLSPEDCDRVFEKFYRVKKDQKMASGTGLGLPLAKHIVEDVHGGDLNVTSEPGVGSTFRIRLPTVQVAETVS, from the coding sequence ATGATCAAAAAGTCGCCTATCGCCAATGAGCTAATAGCCGCAATCGCCTGCGCGCTGCTACTGGCTACGGCGACTATCGTCTGCCTGGTGACGGGTGAGCTCGGCGTCGGCAGCATGCTCGCATGCGGAGCGGGCGGAGTCGCTACGGTCGCTCTGTTCGTCATCTGGCGCACCGCACGATCGACCGAAGACCGCGCGATTCGCCAGCTGCAAATGCTGGCCAACGCGACAATCGAACAATTGGAAAGTGACGATCTGCACGCCGCTTGCCCGCAAGCTCGCGACTTGCCCCGCTGGAAATCGCCGCTCGAACTCTGCTATCGGCGGATGAAGGCGCTGTCGGACGAGGCGCTCGAACTGCAACAATCGCGCGTCCGCAGCGAAGTAAAGGCGCATTTGACCGGACTCCGCCACGAACAGATGCGCGAGATCGTCGAGAAGCTGTCGGAACCGGTTCTGATGACGAACCAGTACGACGAGATCATCTTCGCCAACGAAATCTCCCGCGAAATCTTCGGCATCACCGACCTGATCGAAAAGAAGATGGCCCAAGAAGCGATCGCGTCGGAAGGAATCGTCCAACTGCTGCAAGAGACCCGGCTCCGCAAAACGCCAACGCAGCGCGTCAGCGAAATCGAGCTGCTCGACTCGACCGGCGACAAACATTGGTACCGCATCACCGTCAGCACGATCGGCCAGCAGCTCGAAAACGAGCTGGGCGCCGACGAGCCGAACTTTGGCGCCGTCGCCGTCTTGCGCGACATTAGCGGTTACAAAGCGATCCAACGCCGCAACGCCGAATTCGTTTCGGCGGTCAGCCACGAAATGAAAACCCCGCTGGCCGGCATCAAGGCCTACGTCGAACTGCTCGCCGACGGCGAAGCGGAAGATGAACAGACGCGGGACGAGTTCCTGCAAGTGATCAACAGCCAGGCCGATCGCCTGCAACGGTTGATCGATAACCTGCTGAATTTGGCCCGGATCGAAGCAGGGGTCGTCAACGTCAACAAAAAGCCGCGTTCGCTTAACGAACTGCTGGAAGAAGCCTTCCGCATCGTGCAACCGACCGCCGAGCAAAAGAACATCACGCTCATTTCCGACCTCAGCCCGATGTACCTGGGCGTGCTGGTCGATCGCGACATGATTATGCAGGCCGCGATCAACCTGCTGTCGAACGCCCTGAAGTACACCCCCGACAACGGCAAAGTGACGCTCCGCAGTCGAATGCAGGACCGCGACGTCGTGTTTGAGGTGGAAGACACCGGCGTCGGCCTCAGCCCGGAAGACTGCGATCGCGTGTTCGAGAAGTTCTACCGCGTGAAGAAAGATCAAAAGATGGCCTCCGGAACCGGGCTCGGTTTGCCGTTGGCCAAACATATTGTGGAAGACGTTCACGGCGGCGACCTGAACGTCACCAGCGAACCGGGCGTCGGTTCGACATTCCGCATTCGCCTCCCCACGGTCCAAGTGGCCGAAACCGTCTCGTAG
- a CDS encoding methyltransferase domain-containing protein translates to MPKETEVLGQYIPLHYHFEMLRDSYRMKSFREAIEASVQPGDKVVDLGGGTGVMSFFAARAGAEVWYCERNPELVEAAERMLQANNVADQVHIVQADAAEFAPPTPVDAVVCEMLHVGLLREKQVQVISAFQKNYIAAHGPQLPRFIPEGTLLACQPVEQCFEFEGFLATGPLFQAPADEHADTSVLAETAVHHMVWYDRPLRTNIAWSGKFRIAKAGMMNGVRFITKNALTVLIEDQRVVPWHNQFLVMPLDRPQQVEAGDVVEISFQYEAGGELSQLAASLRAVRTGESRSSQVA, encoded by the coding sequence ATGCCCAAAGAAACTGAGGTCCTTGGACAGTACATTCCGCTTCACTATCACTTTGAAATGCTCCGCGACAGCTATCGCATGAAGAGCTTTCGCGAGGCGATCGAAGCGAGCGTTCAACCGGGCGACAAGGTGGTCGATCTTGGGGGCGGTACCGGCGTGATGTCGTTCTTCGCCGCTCGGGCCGGGGCTGAAGTCTGGTACTGCGAGCGGAACCCGGAACTGGTCGAAGCGGCCGAACGAATGCTGCAAGCGAATAACGTCGCCGACCAGGTTCATATCGTCCAGGCCGACGCGGCCGAATTCGCACCGCCGACGCCGGTCGATGCGGTCGTTTGCGAGATGCTGCACGTCGGACTGCTGCGGGAAAAGCAGGTCCAAGTGATCTCGGCGTTCCAGAAGAATTACATCGCCGCGCATGGGCCGCAGCTTCCGCGTTTCATTCCCGAAGGGACGCTGCTGGCATGCCAACCGGTCGAGCAATGCTTTGAGTTTGAAGGCTTCCTGGCGACCGGGCCCCTCTTCCAGGCTCCGGCCGACGAGCATGCTGACACTAGCGTGCTGGCGGAGACGGCGGTGCATCACATGGTCTGGTACGACCGACCGCTGCGCACCAATATTGCCTGGAGCGGCAAGTTCCGAATCGCCAAGGCGGGCATGATGAACGGCGTTCGTTTCATCACCAAGAACGCGCTGACCGTCTTGATCGAGGATCAGCGAGTCGTTCCCTGGCATAACCAGTTCCTGGTGATGCCGCTCGATCGCCCCCAGCAGGTCGAAGCGGGGGACGTGGTCGAAATCTCCTTTCAATATGAAGCGGGGGGAGAGCTGTCGCAGCTCGCCGCTTCGCTGCGAGCGGTCCGCACCGGCGAGAGCCGCAGTTCTCAGGTCGCATAA